One window from the genome of Acidobacteriota bacterium encodes:
- a CDS encoding arsenite methyltransferase produces the protein MDEDAIRKSVREHYAAAARGPQGCCGPAPAAPGCCGPAPAATNCCGLSDPRAVGAAVGYSESDLAAVPEGANLGLGCGNPLAFADLKEGETVVDLGSGAGFDCFLASRKVGPAGRVIGVDMTPEMIEKARENARKSGASNVEFRLGEIEHLPVADGSADMVISNCVINLSPDKPQVFREALRVLKPGGRLMVSDLVLLRPLPESVRGSVEAYAGCIAGAMLKEDYLRAMAESGFQGVKVLSEDAYPIGAFLADASELAVFAQGLPPEDVRAAAEAVVSVKVRAVKG, from the coding sequence ATGGACGAAGACGCTATCCGCAAATCGGTTAGAGAGCACTACGCCGCCGCGGCCCGCGGGCCTCAGGGATGCTGCGGTCCCGCGCCGGCGGCCCCGGGATGCTGCGGCCCGGCGCCCGCCGCGACCAACTGCTGCGGACTGTCGGACCCCCGCGCCGTGGGGGCGGCCGTCGGGTATTCGGAGAGCGACCTGGCCGCCGTGCCCGAGGGAGCCAACCTTGGGCTGGGCTGCGGGAATCCCCTCGCCTTTGCGGACCTGAAAGAGGGGGAGACGGTGGTGGACCTGGGCTCGGGCGCGGGTTTCGACTGCTTCCTCGCGTCACGCAAGGTGGGACCGGCCGGCCGAGTCATCGGGGTGGACATGACGCCCGAGATGATCGAGAAGGCCAGGGAGAACGCCCGCAAGAGCGGCGCGTCCAACGTGGAATTTCGCCTCGGCGAGATCGAGCACCTGCCCGTGGCCGATGGCTCCGCCGACATGGTCATCTCCAACTGCGTCATCAACCTCTCCCCGGACAAGCCCCAGGTCTTCCGGGAGGCCCTGCGGGTGCTGAAGCCCGGCGGCCGCCTGATGGTCTCCGACCTCGTGCTCCTCAGGCCCTTGCCGGAGAGCGTGCGGGGGTCCGTCGAGGCCTACGCGGGGTGCATCGCGGGAGCCATGCTCAAGGAAGACTACCTGAGGGCCATGGCGGAATCCGGATTTCAGGGCGTGAAAGTGCTCTCCGAGGACGCCTATCCCATCGGGGCCTTTTTGGCGGACGCGTCGGAACTCGCCGTCTTCGCCCAGGGGCTTCCGCCCGAAGACGTGAGGGCGGCGGCGGAGGCGGTGGTCAGCGTCAAGGTGCGGGCCGTCAAGGGCTGA
- the arsB gene encoding ACR3 family arsenite efflux transporter, with translation MTGGSAKRLNRFERYLTLWVALCMVAGVGIGKLAPGLVDALRRMEFGEGSQINIPIAVLIWLMIYPMMLKIDFTSILGVRKKPKGLLVTLFVNWLVKPFSMAFLGWLFFKHLFLPLIGPEMADQYIAGVIILAAAPCTAMVFVWSYLTDGDPAYTLVQVSVNDLIMLVLFAPIVTFLVSGASNLTVPFKVLVYSVVAFIVIPLALGSLSRAILLRAKGAEWFEKKYLAFFHPVTILALLATLVFIFAFQADNITGKAFHVVLIAVPILIQVYFNSGLTYGLMKLFQVPHNVASPGALIGASNFFELAVATAIALYGPGSGAALATVVGVLVEVPVMLSVCGFCNRTRNWFPKEAAP, from the coding sequence ATGACGGGGGGAAGCGCGAAGCGCCTGAATCGGTTCGAGCGCTACCTGACCCTCTGGGTGGCCCTCTGCATGGTGGCGGGAGTGGGCATAGGAAAGCTCGCGCCCGGCCTCGTGGACGCCCTGAGGCGGATGGAGTTCGGGGAGGGCAGCCAGATCAACATCCCCATCGCCGTGCTCATCTGGCTGATGATCTACCCCATGATGCTCAAGATCGACTTCACGAGCATTCTGGGGGTCCGCAAGAAGCCCAAGGGCCTGCTCGTCACCCTGTTCGTGAACTGGCTCGTGAAGCCCTTCTCCATGGCTTTCCTCGGATGGCTCTTCTTCAAGCACCTCTTTCTGCCGCTCATCGGACCGGAGATGGCGGACCAGTACATCGCGGGGGTCATCATCCTCGCCGCGGCTCCCTGCACGGCCATGGTCTTCGTCTGGAGCTACCTCACCGACGGGGACCCCGCCTACACGCTGGTGCAGGTCTCCGTCAACGACCTCATCATGCTCGTCCTGTTCGCGCCCATCGTGACCTTCCTCGTGAGCGGGGCGAGCAACCTGACGGTTCCCTTCAAGGTGCTCGTATACTCCGTCGTGGCCTTCATCGTCATTCCGCTGGCCCTCGGGAGCCTCAGCCGCGCCATCCTCCTTCGAGCCAAAGGCGCCGAGTGGTTCGAGAAGAAGTACCTCGCCTTCTTCCATCCCGTGACGATCCTCGCATTGCTGGCCACCCTGGTCTTCATCTTTGCTTTCCAGGCCGACAACATCACAGGGAAAGCGTTTCACGTGGTCCTCATCGCCGTCCCCATATTGATTCAGGTGTACTTCAACTCGGGCCTCACCTACGGCCTCATGAAGCTCTTCCAGGTGCCCCACAACGTGGCCTCCCCCGGGGCCCTCATCGGGGCCAGCAACTTCTTCGAACTCGCCGTGGCCACGGCCATCGCCCTCTACGGCCCCGGATCCGGCGCGGCGCTGGCCACGGTGGTCGGGGTCCTGGTGGAGGTGCCCGTCATGCTTTCGGTGTGCGGCTTCTGCAACCGCACGCGGAACTGGTTCCCCAAGGAGGCCGCCCCGTGA
- a CDS encoding HD domain-containing phosphohydrolase produces the protein MSHRILVLDGNADHAKTLTAWLASEGRQVIPATSPAQAVSEIETCLPDLVVLGSCPRGNGSRPFFEQLSALQADRNVPVLLLAREGRESDVTEGVFYPDDVLLGPLSMPQVTARVRSLLKTKALADRLRLAYFHLDELSGFTETYADQIVADWRPEDLAARMASVLLSPREGTPQRPSFIWGSAVIRGRRHGIACYRTNGDWHSLVTRCPSGELEKLLRPYAIAPGRFICNAPLPGRLKAVLGVSPELSLPNFAAIFREDDALLAAGYPWEVTIHDLPLLQASLRQWSVFRRIWREARKTEEANFQAMEALALAAEFHDSTTAGHVRRLNTYARNLSRLLGQSSRFVRWISHCAQLHDVGKLTLPGSLLNKRGPLDPGEWERVRAHTVNGARLLGHSPQLAMAARIARHHHENFDGTGYPDGLAAERIPLEARIVKLADVYDALRTERPYKKGYSHQEALEVLAKGDGRVLPVHFDPSVLEAFLSSHRDFEAVFDGDRTGAAS, from the coding sequence GTGAGCCATCGGATACTCGTTCTGGATGGAAACGCCGACCACGCGAAGACCTTGACGGCATGGCTGGCCTCCGAAGGCCGGCAAGTCATCCCGGCAACCAGCCCCGCCCAGGCGGTGTCGGAGATCGAGACCTGCCTTCCCGACCTGGTCGTGCTGGGCTCTTGCCCCCGAGGGAACGGGAGCCGGCCGTTCTTCGAGCAACTCTCGGCCCTTCAGGCGGACCGGAATGTGCCGGTCCTCCTTCTGGCCCGGGAGGGGCGCGAGAGCGATGTGACGGAAGGTGTCTTCTACCCCGATGACGTACTCCTCGGGCCGCTCAGCATGCCGCAGGTGACGGCCCGGGTCCGGTCCCTCCTCAAGACCAAGGCCTTGGCGGACCGCCTCCGGCTTGCCTACTTCCACCTCGACGAACTGAGTGGCTTCACCGAGACGTACGCCGATCAGATCGTGGCGGACTGGAGGCCCGAGGACCTCGCGGCGCGCATGGCCTCCGTTCTCCTGAGCCCGAGGGAAGGGACCCCTCAACGGCCGAGCTTTATCTGGGGGTCGGCGGTCATCCGGGGCCGCCGCCACGGCATCGCCTGCTATCGCACCAACGGCGATTGGCACAGCCTCGTGACGCGGTGTCCATCGGGGGAGCTGGAGAAGCTCCTCCGCCCGTACGCCATCGCCCCGGGCCGCTTCATATGCAACGCGCCCCTTCCGGGCCGCCTGAAGGCCGTCCTCGGCGTGAGTCCAGAGCTTTCCCTGCCCAACTTCGCCGCCATCTTCCGGGAGGACGACGCCCTCCTGGCGGCCGGATATCCGTGGGAGGTGACCATCCATGACCTGCCTCTCCTTCAGGCCTCCCTCCGCCAGTGGTCCGTCTTTCGCCGCATCTGGCGGGAGGCGAGGAAGACCGAGGAGGCCAACTTCCAGGCCATGGAGGCCCTGGCCCTGGCCGCCGAATTCCACGATTCGACCACGGCCGGCCACGTGCGCCGCCTCAACACATACGCCCGGAATCTCTCCCGGCTTCTCGGGCAAAGTTCACGATTCGTGCGGTGGATCTCGCACTGCGCCCAGCTCCATGACGTGGGCAAACTGACTCTTCCGGGCTCCCTGCTCAACAAGCGGGGGCCTCTCGATCCCGGGGAGTGGGAGCGGGTGCGGGCCCACACCGTGAACGGCGCCCGGCTCCTCGGCCATTCGCCTCAACTGGCCATGGCCGCACGGATCGCGCGGCACCATCACGAGAATTTCGACGGCACGGGCTATCCCGACGGCCTGGCCGCGGAGCGGATCCCCCTCGAGGCGAGGATCGTCAAGCTGGCCGACGTCTACGACGCGCTCCGGACCGAACGACCCTACAAAAAGGGGTACTCTCACCAGGAGGCCTTGGAGGTGCTGGCGAAAGGGGACGGCCGGGTCCTGCCGGTCCACTTCGATCCCTCCGTCCTGGAGGCCTTCCTCTCCTCCCACCGGGACTTTGAAGCCGTGTTCGACGGCGATCGTACCGGCGCCGCTTCCTGA
- a CDS encoding metalloregulator ArsR/SmtB family transcription factor, translating into MLKQAERLLKAAADRTRLRILKMLEPGPLCVCQIVEALGLSQSAVSRHLSILCAAGLLEDEPRGKWTYYGIARPTQEEARRLLALVRCCAGEDPDVDRDRARAASEKIRSLPSCCGPKARVRRTRP; encoded by the coding sequence GTGCTCAAACAAGCCGAGAGACTCCTCAAGGCGGCCGCGGACCGAACTCGCCTGCGGATCCTGAAGATGCTCGAACCGGGTCCGTTGTGCGTGTGCCAGATCGTGGAGGCGCTGGGCCTGTCCCAGTCCGCCGTGAGCCGGCACCTTTCCATCCTCTGCGCGGCGGGCCTTCTGGAGGACGAGCCCCGGGGGAAGTGGACCTATTACGGCATCGCCCGGCCGACCCAGGAGGAGGCCCGGCGCCTGCTGGCCCTCGTGCGGTGCTGCGCGGGGGAGGATCCCGACGTGGACCGGGACAGGGCGAGGGCGGCCAGCGAGAAGATCCGTTCCCTCCCCTCCTGCTGCGGGCCGAAGGCGCGGGTTCGGAGGACGCGGCCATGA
- a CDS encoding metalloregulator ArsR/SmtB family transcription factor — MADPIKTRARLFRDLGHPVRLRILCLLAREGRQCVCRMLPELEVPQPTLSRHLAILRGHGLIEDEREGAMVYYRIADRSVLPIMRAAGLPCACRPKVRGVRVEAS; from the coding sequence GTGGCCGATCCGATCAAAACGCGCGCCCGCCTGTTCCGGGACCTGGGCCATCCGGTGAGGCTCCGGATCCTCTGCCTCCTGGCGCGGGAGGGGAGACAGTGCGTCTGCCGCATGCTCCCGGAATTGGAGGTCCCCCAGCCCACCCTCTCCCGCCACCTCGCGATCTTGAGGGGCCACGGACTCATCGAGGACGAGCGGGAAGGGGCCATGGTCTATTACCGGATCGCGGACCGCTCGGTCCTGCCCATCATGAGGGCCGCGGGGTTGCCCTGCGCGTGCCGTCCCAAGGTCCGAGGTGTCCGGGTGGAGGCATCATGA
- a CDS encoding arsenate reductase ArsC, whose protein sequence is MSPRKTVLILCTGNSCRSQMAEGWIREDLGDLVEVHSAGTRPSFVHPMAVRVMGEAGVDLSGHLSRSVLEFWGRPFDLVVTVCDGAREACPSFQGARRQVHESFPDPAGVSGTDEEVLDTFRQVRDEIRNRLVPLVRRELAL, encoded by the coding sequence GTGAGCCCACGCAAGACCGTCTTGATCCTGTGCACGGGCAACTCATGCCGCTCGCAGATGGCCGAAGGGTGGATCCGCGAGGACCTCGGGGACCTCGTGGAGGTTCACTCCGCGGGGACACGGCCCTCCTTCGTCCACCCCATGGCCGTGCGCGTCATGGGCGAGGCCGGGGTCGACCTTTCGGGGCACCTGAGCCGGTCCGTCCTGGAGTTCTGGGGCCGGCCTTTCGACTTGGTGGTGACGGTGTGCGACGGCGCCCGGGAGGCCTGCCCGAGTTTTCAGGGCGCGCGAAGACAGGTTCACGAATCCTTCCCGGACCCTGCGGGCGTCTCGGGAACGGACGAGGAGGTCCTGGACACATTCCGTCAGGTGCGGGACGAGATCCGCAACCGCCTGGTCCCCCTCGTGAGGAGGGAGCTGGCTCTATGA
- a CDS encoding thioredoxin family protein yields MLDIKVAGPGCRNCVELETRVKQALEELRAEATVMKITDYQDIAKAGIMMTPGLILNGKVVLQGKVPTVGIVKGYILEAMKGEK; encoded by the coding sequence ATGTTGGACATCAAGGTGGCGGGACCGGGATGCCGGAACTGCGTCGAGCTGGAAACCCGGGTCAAACAGGCGCTGGAGGAGCTCCGGGCCGAGGCCACGGTCATGAAGATCACCGATTATCAGGATATCGCCAAAGCCGGCATCATGATGACCCCGGGCCTCATCCTCAACGGAAAGGTGGTCCTCCAGGGGAAGGTGCCCACCGTGGGCATCGTGAAAGGGTACATCCTTGAGGCGATGAAAGGCGAGAAGTGA
- a CDS encoding nitrophenyl compound nitroreductase subunit ArsF family protein, whose product MNPRRLITAALLLFVAASLTWLGVKEAARWKALKAIETQPASPSRATPTEVPRPAAVSPEASKPAEGVAAKGPEPAMDAAPTPAPTKPVQGSTSQPTAPNPSAGPIRSKVIVYYLHTTARCPSCLKIEAYTEAAVNGPLAGPLSAGRLEWKVLNVEEPDNAHFVDDYGLFTKSVVVSEILDGKEVRWKRLDKVWDYLGDSQAFVKYVDDEVREYLKDVS is encoded by the coding sequence ATGAATCCCCGAAGGCTCATCACCGCCGCGCTTCTTCTGTTCGTCGCGGCCAGTTTGACGTGGCTGGGCGTGAAGGAGGCCGCGCGGTGGAAGGCCCTGAAGGCGATCGAGACGCAACCCGCATCCCCTTCCCGCGCGACGCCGACCGAGGTTCCTCGACCCGCTGCGGTTTCTCCCGAGGCTTCCAAGCCGGCCGAGGGAGTCGCGGCGAAAGGTCCCGAACCGGCGATGGATGCGGCGCCGACGCCCGCACCCACGAAGCCGGTTCAAGGATCGACCAGCCAGCCGACGGCTCCCAATCCCTCCGCCGGGCCCATTCGGTCCAAGGTCATCGTCTATTACCTCCACACGACGGCCCGGTGCCCGAGCTGCCTGAAGATCGAAGCGTATACCGAGGCCGCCGTGAACGGCCCTCTTGCCGGGCCGCTCTCCGCTGGACGGCTGGAGTGGAAGGTTCTCAACGTGGAGGAGCCCGACAACGCGCACTTCGTGGACGACTACGGACTGTTCACGAAATCCGTCGTGGTATCGGAGATCCTGGACGGGAAGGAGGTCCGCTGGAAACGCCTGGACAAAGTCTGGGACTACCTGGGTGACTCGCAGGCCTTCGTGAAGTACGTGGACGATGAAGTCCGAGAGTATCTGAAGGACGTATCGTGA
- a CDS encoding NAD(P)-dependent alcohol dehydrogenase, which translates to MRKVSAYAAADSKSPLAPFVVERRDPGPHDVSIDILFCGICHSDIHQVRDEWGGSLFPMVPGHEIVGRVREAGARVKRFRKGDLVGVGCMVDSCRECDPCRRDLEQFCEKGAAFTYNGTEMDRTTRTYGGYSSAVVVDERFVLKVPENLDPAGAAPLLCAGITTYSPLRRFGCKEGDRVGVVGLGGLGHMAVKLAASMGAEVTLFSTSKSKEADGRRLGAAAFALSTDDSVFERLAGRFDFLIDTISAPHDYNRCLALLKPERTMVLVGAPPQPAPVSAFSLIGGNKRLAGSLIGGIAETQEMLDYCGAKGIVSDVEVIPVQGVNEAYERVLSGDVRYRFVIDASSLKG; encoded by the coding sequence ATGAGGAAAGTCTCCGCCTATGCCGCCGCCGACTCGAAATCCCCGCTGGCCCCCTTCGTGGTGGAGCGCAGGGATCCGGGACCCCACGACGTGTCCATCGACATCCTTTTCTGCGGGATCTGCCATTCGGACATCCACCAGGTCCGTGACGAATGGGGCGGCTCCCTCTTCCCCATGGTGCCCGGCCACGAGATCGTGGGGCGGGTGCGGGAGGCGGGCGCCCGCGTCAAGCGCTTCCGCAAGGGAGACCTGGTGGGAGTGGGGTGCATGGTGGACTCCTGCCGGGAGTGCGACCCCTGCCGGAGGGACCTGGAGCAGTTCTGCGAGAAGGGGGCGGCCTTCACGTACAACGGCACGGAGATGGACCGGACGACGCGGACCTACGGCGGTTATTCCTCCGCGGTGGTCGTGGACGAGCGCTTCGTGCTCAAGGTGCCCGAGAACCTGGATCCGGCGGGAGCCGCGCCCCTTCTCTGCGCGGGGATCACCACCTACTCGCCCCTGAGGCGATTCGGTTGCAAAGAGGGGGACCGCGTGGGCGTCGTGGGCCTCGGAGGGCTCGGCCACATGGCCGTGAAGCTGGCCGCGTCCATGGGCGCGGAAGTGACCCTGTTCTCCACATCCAAGTCCAAGGAGGCCGACGGGCGCCGGCTCGGGGCCGCCGCCTTCGCCCTCTCCACCGACGACTCGGTCTTCGAGAGGCTCGCCGGCCGCTTCGACTTCCTCATCGACACCATCTCCGCCCCCCACGACTACAACCGCTGCCTGGCGCTCCTGAAGCCCGAGCGCACGATGGTGCTGGTGGGTGCGCCACCCCAGCCCGCGCCCGTTTCGGCCTTCTCCCTGATCGGAGGCAACAAGCGCCTGGCCGGCTCCCTCATCGGCGGCATCGCCGAGACCCAGGAGATGCTCGACTACTGCGGGGCGAAGGGAATCGTCTCGGACGTGGAGGTCATCCCCGTCCAGGGAGTCAACGAGGCCTATGAGCGCGTCCTTAGCGGGGACGTGCGCTACCGCTTCGTCATCGACGCCTCCAGCCTGAAGGGCTGA
- a CDS encoding aromatic aminobenezylarsenical efflux permease ArsG family transporter: MTEFLLAAASAFWLGILTSISPCPLATNIAAISFIGRRAEGAMKATHSGLAYSLGRALAYTGLGAVVVFGLLSVPGVSNFLQRYMNKLLGPLLILVGMHLLGLLGFTLATSIGSQVLRERAAGGGVWGAGFLGILFALSLCPVSAALFFGSLIPLAVAQGSKILLPMLFGVGTGLPVVVVAALLSGGERTLGSALHRLDRVQKWSLRITGAVIIGVGIYLTIRFVFLA; this comes from the coding sequence GTGACGGAATTCCTGCTGGCGGCCGCCTCCGCCTTCTGGCTGGGGATCCTGACCTCCATAAGTCCCTGCCCGCTGGCCACCAACATCGCGGCCATCTCCTTTATCGGCCGGCGCGCCGAAGGAGCCATGAAGGCCACCCATTCCGGCCTGGCCTACAGCCTCGGCCGCGCGCTGGCCTACACGGGGCTGGGCGCGGTGGTCGTATTCGGACTCCTCTCCGTGCCCGGTGTGTCCAACTTTCTCCAGCGGTACATGAACAAGCTCCTGGGACCGTTGCTCATCCTCGTGGGCATGCATCTGTTAGGACTCTTGGGCTTCACGCTCGCCACGTCCATCGGAAGCCAGGTCCTCCGGGAGCGCGCGGCGGGCGGAGGCGTCTGGGGCGCTGGCTTCCTGGGCATCCTTTTTGCCCTCTCCCTTTGCCCCGTCTCCGCGGCCCTGTTCTTCGGCAGCCTCATCCCTCTCGCCGTGGCGCAGGGCTCCAAGATCCTCCTGCCCATGCTCTTTGGGGTCGGCACGGGACTGCCCGTGGTAGTCGTGGCGGCCCTGCTTTCCGGGGGAGAGCGGACCCTGGGATCGGCCCTCCACCGGCTGGACAGGGTGCAGAAGTGGTCCCTCCGGATCACGGGCGCGGTGATTATCGGCGTGGGAATCTACTTGACGATTCGTTTCGTCTTTCTCGCGTAA
- a CDS encoding permease, producing MKPAPSLGSGTLGAGSAGPLGTAGLGRYLLVGFPLLTLWTGVYWILEPASKWITFDLAGMAPDSHLGMAVQFFIFESPKVLMLLLLVVFGVGILRSFFTPERTRRMLTGKRESVGNVLAAILGVPTPFCSCSAVPLFIGFVTAGVPLGVTLSFLVAAPMVNEVALVLLFGLFGWKVAAIYAGSGLAIAILAGFVIGRLKLESWVEEWVYLTSAGPGMDGEVRLSWSERIEAGLQSVRDIVGRVWPYVLAGIAIGAGIHGYVPVNAMAQFMGKGVWWAVPAAVLVGVPMYSNAAGIIPIVQALMEKGAALGTVLAFMMAVIGLSLPEAIILRKVLKLRLIAVYFGVVAVGILMVGYLFNILF from the coding sequence ATGAAGCCGGCGCCATCCTTGGGATCCGGCACTTTGGGCGCCGGGTCGGCCGGACCTCTGGGGACGGCTGGGCTGGGGCGGTACCTCCTCGTGGGGTTCCCGTTGCTCACCCTCTGGACCGGCGTGTACTGGATCTTGGAGCCCGCCTCCAAGTGGATCACTTTCGATTTGGCGGGGATGGCTCCCGATTCGCACCTGGGAATGGCCGTCCAGTTCTTCATTTTCGAATCGCCCAAGGTTCTCATGCTCCTGCTGCTCGTCGTCTTCGGCGTGGGCATCCTTCGGAGCTTTTTCACGCCGGAGCGCACGCGCCGGATGCTCACAGGGAAGCGGGAATCGGTGGGCAACGTGCTCGCCGCGATCCTGGGCGTCCCCACGCCCTTTTGCTCCTGCTCCGCCGTTCCGCTCTTCATCGGCTTCGTGACGGCGGGCGTGCCGTTGGGCGTGACGCTCTCCTTCCTCGTCGCCGCGCCCATGGTGAACGAGGTGGCCCTCGTCCTGCTATTCGGCCTCTTCGGGTGGAAGGTGGCCGCCATCTATGCGGGCTCGGGCCTGGCCATCGCCATCCTCGCGGGTTTCGTCATCGGGAGATTGAAGCTCGAAAGCTGGGTGGAAGAGTGGGTCTACCTTACCTCCGCCGGACCTGGGATGGATGGCGAGGTGCGCCTCTCCTGGTCGGAGCGCATCGAGGCAGGTCTGCAGTCCGTACGCGACATCGTGGGCCGGGTGTGGCCCTACGTGCTCGCGGGCATCGCCATCGGGGCGGGCATCCACGGGTACGTGCCCGTGAACGCCATGGCCCAGTTCATGGGCAAGGGCGTCTGGTGGGCCGTTCCCGCCGCGGTCCTCGTGGGCGTGCCCATGTACTCCAACGCCGCGGGCATCATCCCCATCGTCCAGGCGCTCATGGAGAAGGGCGCGGCGCTCGGCACGGTGCTCGCCTTCATGATGGCCGTCATCGGCCTGAGCCTGCCCGAGGCGATCATCCTGCGCAAGGTGCTCAAGCTCAGACTCATCGCCGTCTACTTCGGCGTCGTGGCGGTGGGCATTCTGATGGTCGGGTACCTTTTCAACATCCTGTTCTGA
- a CDS encoding SDR family oxidoreductase — protein MQERVLVTGATGYVGGRLVPRLLEAGYKVRCLARDPSRLEGRGWEGVEVVRGDVLDPASLEPALHGVGPAYYLVHSMATGREYQERDRAGAAHFREAAARAGVRRVIYLGGLAHGDETLSPHLRSRLETGEILRAGPVPVTEFRASVILGSGSLSFEVIRYLTERLPVMVAPRWVGSLCQPIGIRDVLSYLVKALEHPESSGRVIEIGGADILTYREIMLAYARTRGLRRRIYTVPVLTPRLSSYWLGLVTPVPTGVARELIEGVRTDSVCSGASALDVFPEIRPVPCAEALRQAVASLEEQRVETSWTLAFSPASESADQAVFLRDEEGLIVEERRLRVDAPPEKVFGAVSSLGGDNGWYYADFLWKWRGFLDLLAGGVGMRRGRRHPTLLRPGDPVDFWRVEAWVPPSLLRLRAEMKLPGRAWLEFRVRPEGSESSWIIQRALFDSRGLAGLLYWYALYPIHRIIFSGLVKAIGRRAVRNGRTCQVGTRGV, from the coding sequence ATGCAGGAAAGGGTCTTGGTCACGGGCGCAACGGGCTATGTGGGCGGACGCCTCGTACCCCGACTTCTCGAGGCGGGCTACAAGGTCCGGTGTCTGGCCCGGGACCCTTCGCGCCTGGAAGGCCGTGGCTGGGAGGGCGTGGAAGTTGTCCGAGGGGACGTCCTGGACCCGGCGAGCCTGGAACCGGCCCTTCACGGTGTCGGCCCCGCCTATTACCTCGTCCATTCCATGGCCACGGGGAGGGAATACCAGGAACGCGACCGGGCCGGGGCGGCCCATTTCCGGGAGGCCGCCGCCCGGGCGGGGGTGAGGCGTGTCATCTACCTGGGAGGCCTGGCCCACGGGGATGAGACCCTGTCTCCCCATCTGCGGTCGCGCCTGGAGACAGGCGAGATCCTGAGGGCGGGGCCCGTTCCGGTGACGGAGTTTCGGGCCTCGGTGATTCTCGGTTCCGGGAGCCTCTCCTTCGAGGTCATCCGGTACCTCACCGAGCGCCTTCCCGTGATGGTCGCTCCCCGGTGGGTCGGCTCCCTCTGCCAGCCCATCGGAATCCGGGACGTCCTCTCCTACCTCGTGAAGGCCCTGGAACACCCCGAGTCCTCCGGGAGGGTTATCGAAATCGGGGGCGCGGACATCTTGACCTACCGGGAGATCATGCTGGCCTACGCCCGGACGAGAGGGTTGAGGCGCAGGATCTACACGGTCCCCGTCCTCACCCCCCGGCTCTCCTCCTACTGGCTGGGCCTGGTGACCCCGGTCCCCACGGGCGTGGCACGGGAACTCATCGAAGGGGTCCGGACCGATTCCGTGTGCTCCGGCGCCTCGGCCCTGGACGTGTTCCCGGAGATCCGACCCGTCCCCTGCGCGGAGGCGCTTCGCCAGGCCGTGGCCTCTCTGGAGGAGCAGCGCGTGGAGACCTCCTGGACCCTGGCTTTCTCGCCCGCCTCCGAATCGGCGGACCAGGCCGTTTTCCTCCGGGACGAGGAGGGACTGATTGTGGAGGAGCGGCGCCTGAGGGTGGACGCCCCCCCCGAGAAGGTCTTCGGCGCCGTTTCCAGCCTCGGAGGCGACAACGGGTGGTACTACGCCGATTTCCTGTGGAAATGGAGGGGGTTCCTGGATCTCCTGGCGGGTGGGGTGGGCATGCGTAGGGGCCGGAGACACCCTACCCTCCTCCGGCCCGGAGACCCGGTGGATTTCTGGAGGGTGGAGGCCTGGGTCCCTCCCTCCCTTCTGCGCCTCCGTGCGGAGATGAAACTCCCCGGGAGGGCGTGGCTCGAATTCAGGGTGCGTCCCGAGGGATCCGAATCAAGCTGGATCATTCAGAGGGCCCTTTTCGATTCCCGCGGGCTGGCGGGCCTTCTGTACTGGTACGCCCTCTATCCCATCCACCGGATCATCTTCTCGGGACTGGTAAAGGCCATTGGCCGCCGCGCGGTCCGGAATGGGCGCACCTGTCAAGTCGGAACCAGGGGAGTGTAA